The Dreissena polymorpha isolate Duluth1 chromosome 2, UMN_Dpol_1.0, whole genome shotgun sequence nucleotide sequence atcatcacagcTAAACCATCAACATTGTCAACAACTGTGACATTAGATTGGACCTTGAAACTTTTTCTgtaataaccgttttccgtagGTTTTTTACGGAACTATATCTAATATTGAGCTGATGTTTGGAATGCGGGGGTACCTACATGACCGAAAGATTAAATGTGAAATTCGTTCAGGCCCATTGATATTTGGCAaaattatgggccttggacttaacatTTCCCTTTAATAACCGTATTCCTAAGGGTTTTTCGCAACTCTTTCAGATATCAAGctgattattatgcccccggtaggatggcatatgaaagttggactgtccgtccgtctgtccggcattTCATTATCCAGACTTTTTtcaaacgctttaagatattgacatGATGATtgtttggtgtgtgagtctacctacgactttcggataaagtattactttcgttccggtccattgatttttgccGAAATTATGGGTCTTGAACTTTGACAAAGAAACTTGCCTGTTCAAAGTAATGAAAAATTTTCAATATCACCTctaattgcttccaacattatttgtttttcacaaattattaacgtcagcaatATTCACGCATACGACCTCCTGTATCGTTTGCTTCCGttcgctgcttctctttccttTGGTAATCAAAAAAGTGTTCCATCAAACATCGATAAatgaagcattcaggatcacaagGGGGAATTAACTGATAGGGAATGTGTGTACAAGgccataagaaaacattgcctacgggcttatctccactggcgagtaaaatAGCGATAATACCCTTGTTCATCAgtgacaataaaacacatctccTCTTTTGTATTGAGGGGAAGTGTACTGCGAGCCCTTTTATGAGATAAAAATTGCAGTAGGtccattatttaaacaatcctaACTTTACAGCCAGCTGGGGTACACGGATGCATGGATAACTACGACCTGGGGATTCTACCGAGTGTTTTGCAAATATGAGAGATTATCGATTGCACCAAAAAAAGCGGAAGTTTTAAGATGATAAAAAACATGTGTGGGGAATTTATTGTAATCTAAAAACCACGGATCGTATCTTGTTATCTAGAGTCCTTGCTTTAACTGAATGTTTTACTCTGCATAACCACAAATATAAAGCGGAAGAGAATTACACGGCGGTATATAAATCGTCGAGTTATTATGAATATTGTCAAACATTGGACGTCGTCGGCTTAACTTGGTGCATATCTGTTTCGCCTCGCATTCCTGGGATATAGGAGTCGTCAGTAGTTAACCTATCACAAAGTTGGAGCCGCACAGCACCCGATTGAAGTCACCAGATTATCCAGTTGACGGTCATAACCTGGGATTAAAGCTCAGCTTATGTGCATCTCCATAGGTTAGCAACGTGGGTTTGGATCATAGACAACAGGAATATTACATAAATTTCAACCGCAGCTCTATCAAATATGACAACGTTGTTGCTGCTTCTGTTGTGCCTCGTGGCTGGTTGGCGCGTGCGGGCGATGAGTGTCACTTCCGGGCCGATGCAGATTGATTCAATGGATGCAGACGTTATAGGTAGGTGGACGTTGTGATTTTTAATCAATAAAGttgttgttaaatatatattcataaatgcAAATTGATTTAAAGCTACGTGCGATTTATGTCGGCATACATACACCAAATCAAATCATACGCTAACGCCCATATGTTTACCATGCGTTTAGTAAAAACATGGGCCCGAcgagaaatattatttttttccttaCAGGTGATCCGACATGCAAGTCCGGTCAGTGTAAAATCTGCAAAACATACCAAGGGCGGGAAGGTACGTATTTgctgttttgataatattaaatttgtttttagaATAGACACAGTCGAACTTCAGAAAAACGTTGTCTGTTCAAATCGATTTCGTTTTATTTTCTACAATAAGCTTAACGAAAAAAGTCTACTCATGCACATTTAGTATATATGATATTGTGTTCGCTTCTACAAGATAATATTCTGCTGAACCCGAAAAAAGCGAATTCTTTGTTTTGTAACAACTTGATTTCTCCAGTGGTTGTCTTTATTTATGTTTTCAGTTTGAATTAACACATTGATGTAGTTATACATGCTCATTTCTAAAACTACAATAATGCGAAATCTAATAAGTACACAAACGTCTTCTCCACCAGTATGCCTGGTTGCCACCATCGCCAAAGCAAACACCATCCACCTGGCGTTAGTAACCAGTGGTTACACACTGGTGGAGGGAGACATAACTGGTAATGAGTTTTATTCACAGTTTAATCCGGTATTTGTACGCTCTAAACATAATTTCCAATCCCTTATATTAAACATTGCCTTTTGAAAATTGTGTACATTAAACAAATgccattttgtcataattaatttcaatttcgGTTGATTTTATACCTTAAAAGTTAGTTTTTGTCCGTTGATCATACATTTGTTTCGTTTACCATATTGTAAAACATCACGGTGTCTTGAAAACTTCATAGATTTGAAAGCCATTTGTTTCATAATACTAGTATAgaaatttgttaatatatatagtAAACCTCATCACACGACCATAGACGAGAGTACCTTCATAttatatgcatgtgtatttcgaagtttatttgCACGTCCATCAGCCTCTTCAATAAAGCATCTATATGATAGACctgctatttattatttgcatatcTAACAAAAACGTATACGTCTACATACAGCCTCTTCTCAGGGCCCAATCTGCGTGGATCATGTCCCGGGTACCACCATACAACAACTGTGTATGATCCCCAGTAACGTTGACGTGACCAGCTACAAAGCGTGCGTTGATGTATCCGCCAAGGTAATATCTTCGATTTCAGATTGTTTGAAAACGTACTCTTTAATCTAATTAAATAGTTGCTTTCTGACACAGAGACACGGTCCGACATGATTGTTGTTTGCAGCATACAAACGTATTTTTTGTCAGAATGGATCGGATAATGATcgctgatatttttttaattagtttgtTAACACTTGTTATGATATTCTGAACCAAAGATACACAGATCTATATTTTCTCCCACAGATGAATGGCAAAACGTACAAGGATCCTTTTGGATGCTTTCAAATCCCGAACACAAGCTCGTTCAATTTGGGAGGTAAACTATACACactgatgttgtttttgtttattttgtaatttataataaAGATAAAGGAATCTTCCTTATTACACATTGCTCTAAAAAAGCACGATGTTAAACCTCGGTATACGTTATCAAAGACGTTGATACATAGAGTATTGTAAATAACCTTTAAAAATAATGCTTATTTTACAGAATTATTTTCAAGTGATGGGATGGTGACCTCGTCCGCCAGTGGTAAGTATTTTTTCCGAAACTGATTTTGAACGAATGATTTCAAGTGATTTTAATGGAATACTATACTGTCAACACGAATAGCCAAATCATCGCTTAACTTGACTTCCACATTCGTATTGTGTCGTTATGACTGGGTTACTAGTCTAAAAGTTCTCAACACTTGGCCCCGCATAATTGATATCTACCTTCATTTGTTCATCGGTGAGGAAATTTGTTGATTCGGCGTCTTTCTAACAAGTCAGAACGCCCCGGTAGTGGTCTGCAGTTTATACTACCGTGATCATGCAATACTATGCGCATGGTTATTTTGCAGATGATCCGACATGCAAACCCGGTGAATGTCAAATTTGCAAGTCTTATCAAGGAAGCGAATGTATGTATATACTATGTCTTTTTCAGttcatatatttgtttatcaaagGTCTAGTATAACGTCCTACTTTCAAGAAGTATTGTTTTATCCCCAAGTGCCGTGAGTATCCATGTGAACACGGTGTAGTGGACACTTATAATCGGTAATCGATATACCTCGGCATAGGAAACACTGCTGAATATCGTTGATACATAAGCTCATAGAAAGGATTTCATATAAATAGTATGTACCTTATTGCGAATAAATACACTGAGTGGAGAGTGGAATATCTCCTGGGGGCCAGATATACCTCAAACTAGATCTTAACATATATCTTTACACTTTGATACAATTTAACTACGATACGAGATTTGTATGTGCACATGGGAACTGAAAATACTCTAATTGCCACTGCTTCCATAATCAACCGAACACGGGAGCGACATTGTTGTCCTTATTCCTTACTCtacatacaattatttagcaaTAGAAATCgtaacgatttaataatttggatataacgaacttttgtttaaaaacgtTGACATAATGTTTATGACATTTATAACATTGAACATTTCATCAACTGGCCTTGTCTCTTGTAGTATGCCTAGTGGCCACTATCACTAATCCAGACACCATCCATCTGGCGTTAGTAACAAGTGGTTACACACTGGTGGAGGGAGACATCACGGGTAACTTGCCTTACAATACATAGCAAAACTGAGTCATAACTTGAATGTTATCAACTGCATCCAATTGTTTCGCTTAATTAATCAACAGTCAAAATGTGATATTGGACTCTATAACTTTTTCATTAAACATAAGTTTGTTTTATCATTtgatttttacaatatattgaaacagtttccaaaatatgtacataatatCTTTTTCTGTAAAGCCTCCTCTCACAATCCGATCTGCGTGGACAATGTCCCAGGTACCCCCATACAGCAACTGTGTATCAACCCCAGTAACGTTGACATGACCAACTTCAAGGCGTGTGTGGGCGTATCCATTAAGGTAAAAACATCGATGGTATAAACCATTGGTACCATGGTAACGGatattattgttttgtgtttgttttgccaAATGAACGAATTTTTATGCCCACGAAAAAGTCTTCTTCAGTCTCCACTTTATTTCATGCcgtcaaatataaatgattttcaatatatttcaggtatttttgtttttgtgaagttgttgattattctttattgttGAAATCCGAACCTTTTTCGCTCTGTCCACAGTTGAATGGCCAAGTGTATACTGTACCCATCGGCTGTTTTCAAATCCCGAAGCCAAGCTTAAGTTATCTGCAAGGTAAATTCTTACATGCATCATGGATGCTTTCAAATCCCGAACACAAACTCGTTCAATTTGGGAGGTAACCTATACACActgatgtttttgtttattttgtaatttataataaAGATAAAGGAATCTTCCTTATCACACATTGCTCTAAAAAAGCACAATGTTAAACCCCTATATACGTTATCAAAGACATTTATACATAGAGTATTGTAAATAAcctttaaaaataattcttattttacagAATTATTTTCAAGTGATGGGATGGTGACCTCGTCCGCCAGTGGTAAGTATTTTTTCCGAAACTGATTTTGAACGAATGATTTCAAGTGATTTTAATGGAATACTATACTGTCAACACGAATAGCCAAATCATCGCTAAACTTGACTTCCACATTCGTATTGTGCCGTTATGACTGGGTTACTAGTCTAAAAGTCTTCAACACTTGGCCCCGCATAATTGATATCTACCTTCATTTGTTCATCGGTGAGGAAATTTGTTGATTCGGCGTCTTTCTAACAAGTCAGAACGCCCTGGTAGTGGTCTGCAGTTTATACTACCGTGATCATGCAATACTATGCGCATGGTTATTTTGCAGATGATCCGACATGCAAACCCGGTGAATGCCAAATTTGCAAGTCTTATCAAGGAAGCGAATGTATGTATATACTATGTCTTTTTCAGttcatatatttgtttatcaaagGTCTAGTATAACGTCCTACTTTCAAGAAGTATTGTTTTATCCCCAAGTGCCGTGAGTATCCTTGTGAACACGGTGTAGTGGACACTTATAATCGGTAATCGATATACCTCGGCATAGGAAACACTGCTGAATATCATTGATACATAAGCTCATAGAAAGGATttcatataaatagtatttacCTTATTGCGAATAAATACACTGAGTGGAGAGTGGAATATCTCCTGGGGGCAAACATACCTCAAACTAGATCTTAACATATATCTTTACACTTTGATACAATTTAACTACGATACGAGATTTGTATGTGCACATGGGAACTGAAAATACTCTAATTGCCACTGCTTCCATAATCAACCGAACACGGAAGCGACATTGTTGTCCTTATTCCTTACTCtacatacaattatttagcaaTAGAAATCgtaacgatttaataatttggatatAACGAACTTTTGTTTAAAATCGTTGACATAATGTTTATGACATTTATAACATTGAACATTTCATCAACTGGCCTTGTCTCTTGTAGTATGCCTAGTGGCCACTATCACTAATCCAGACACCATCCATCTGGCGTTAGTAACAAGTGGTTACACACTGGTGGAGGGAGACATCACGGGTAACTTGCCTTACAATACATAGCAAAACTGAGTCATAACTTGAATGTTATCAACTGCATCCAATTGTTTCGCTTAATTAATCAACAGTCAAAATGTGATATTGGGCTCTATAACTTTTTCATTAAACATAAGTTTGTTTTATCATTtgatttttacaatatattgaaacagtttccaaaatatgtacataatatCTTTTTCTGTAAAGCCTCCTCTCACAATCCGATCTGCGTGGACAATGTCCCAGGTACCCCCATACAGCAACTGTGTATCAACCCCAGTAACGTTGACATGACCAACTTCAAGGCGTGTGTGGGCGTATCCATTAAGGTAAAAACATCGATGGTATAAAACATTGGTACCATGGTAACGGatattattgttttgtgtttgttttgccaAATGAACGAATTTTTATGCCCACGAAAAAGTCTTCTTCAGTCTCCACTTAATTTCATGCcgtcaaatataaatgattttcaatatatttcaggtatttttgtttttgtgaagttgttgattattctttattgttGAAATCCGAACCTTTTTCGCTCTGTCCACAGTTGAATGGCCAAGTGTATACTGTACCCATCGGCTGTTTTCAAATCCCGAAGCCAAGCTTAAGTTATCTGCAAGGTAAATTCTTACATGCATATTGGATGCTTTCAAATCCCGAACACAAACTCGTTCAATTTGGGAGATAACCTATACACActgatgtttttgtttattttgtaatttataataaAGATAAAGGAATCTTCCTTATCACACATTGCTCTAAAAAAGCACAATGTTAAACCTCTATATACGTTATCAAAGACATTTATACATAGAGTATTGTAAATAAcctttaaaaataattcttattttacagAATTATTTTCAAGTGATGGGATGGTGACCTCGTCCGCCAGTGGTAAGTATTTTTTCCGAAACTGATTTTGAACGAATGATTTCAAGTGATTTTAATGGAATACTATACTGTCAACACGAATAGCCAAATCATCGCTAAACTTGACTTCCACATTCGTATTGTGCCGTTATGACTGGGTTACTAGTCTAAAAGTCTTCAACACTTGGCCCCGCATAATTGATATCTACCTTCATTTGTTCATCGGTGAGGAAATTTATTGATTCGGCGTCTTTCTAACAAGTCAGAACGCCCTGGTAGTGGTCTGCAGTTTATACTACCGTGATCATGCAATACTATGCGCATGGTTATTTTGCAGATGATCCGACATGCCAACCCGGTGAATGTCAACTTTGCAAGTCTTATCGAGGAAGCGAACGTATGTATATACTATGTCTTTTTCAGttcatatatttgtttatcaaagGTCTAGTATAACGTCCTACTTTCAAGAAGTCTTTTTTTTATCCCCAAGTGCCGTGAGTATCCTTGTGAACACGGTGTAGTGGACACTTATAATCGGTATTCGATATACCTCGGCATTGGAAACACTGGTGAATATCATTGATACAGAAGCTCATAGAAAGGATttcatataaatagtatttacCTTATTGCGAATAAATACACTGAGTGGAGAGTGGAATATCTCCTGGGCGCCAGATATACCTCAAACTAGATCTTAACATATATCTTTACACTTTGATACAATTTAACTACGATACGAGATTTGTATGTGCACATGGGAACTGAAAATACTCTAATTGCCACTGCTTCCATAATCAACCGAACACGGGAGCGACATTGTTGTCCTTATTCCTTACTCtacatacaattatttagcaaTAGAAATCgtaacgatttaataatttggatataacgaatttttgtttaaaaaagttgaCATAATGTTTATGACATTTATAACATTGAACATTTCATCAACTGGCCTTGTCTCTTGCAGTATGCCTAGTGGCCACTATCACTAATCCAGACACCATCCATCTGGCGTTAGTAACAAGTGGTTACACACTGGTGGAGGGAGACATCACGGGTAACTTGCCTTACAATACATAGCAAAACTGAGTCATAACTTGAATGTTATCAACTGCATCCAATTGTTTCGCTTAATTAATCAACAGTCAAAATGTGACATTGGGCTCTATAACTTTTTCATTAAACATAAGTTCGTTTTATCATTtgatttttacaatatattgaaacagtttccaaaatatgtacataatatCTTTTTCTGTAAAGCCTCCTCTCACAATCCGATCTGCGTGGACAATGTCCCAGGTACCCCCATACAGCAACTGTGTATCAACCCCAGTAACGTTGACATGACCAGCTTCAAGGCGTGTGTGGGCGTATCCATTAAGGTAAAAACATCTATGGTAAAAATCATTGGTACCATGGTAACTGatattattgttttgtgtttgttttgccaAATGAACGAATTGTTATGCCCACGAAAAAGTCTTCTTCAGTCTCCACTTAATGTCATGCcgtcaaatataaatgattttagagTATATTTTAggtatttttgtttttgtgaaattgttgattattctttattgttGGAATCCGAACCTCTTTCGCTCTGTCCACAGCTGAATGGCCAAGTGCATACTGTACCCATCGGCTGTTTCCAAATCCCGAAGCCAAGCTTAAGTTATCTGCAAGGTAAATTCTTACGTGCATCATGGCAAAGCGCTGGAAATTGCTGAGGTTTGCACAATTGGGTTGAAGAAAAAATGTGTGTTACATTTACAGCATATGGATTCTACTAACAATATCAGTATTTCCCACTTTAAACGTTTATTCAAATTGCATGCATTGAGTGCGTATTAATTTAGATTATTGTTTAtgccaaataataaaacatatttttttaaacatattacatTTGAGAAAACATGTTCGAAACCCAAACCAAAATTAAAGTCTAACAACAATACCTACGCAGATTGTCCAATATATGACGGCAAAAAAGAGTATACTGAGAAAATGCGAATAGTTTTCATTTACATTGCAAATTCCTTCCGATATCATCTGAATCATTTTCATATTGTCGCtgtgtttatttcaataacaaTCTTTTCGTTTTAAGTACCATCGTCTATGCATTATGACTTTGACAGAAAATGTAAATAGGTTCAAGTTAATTTTTTCCATAACAATGTGAAGGTCAATACACGTTTCTAACAATTTTCTATCACGTGTTTTACAGAACTGCTTATAGATGTTTTCCGAACGGACACCATCAGTGAGTGTACTTAATCAAATATTGAATGACTCTATGGTAATGATTAGACAAATACTGTTTCAGTGATGTCATCCTCATCTTTTTATAAAACCAATATAGAAGATTGTctattttattgttgaaaatataacTTTTACTTTAAGCGTAATTAATATGGCGGTCAggtttaaatatatgcatttgcATTTGACGAGAAAAGTAAAAGGTCAAATCTGCCAATGAAGGTGTTGACCAGGAAGATGACACGTTTGACTTCGCCATTGGAGATGATGACGGCACTGTTGATGATGACCCCACAGGTGTGGATGACGGGAAAACGATATGTCACAGAGGAATGTGTAAAATATGCCACCATCACAAAAATATGAAAGGTAGAATTGCAATATGAGTTGTGCATATCCacgaatacaaataaaattatgatTGGTGTCCAAAGATAAGCTCTTAAGAACTCTGCAAGAATTAAACGATTTATATTTAGAGTATATTGTGAGAATTTCGGTTGTTGCTTATATGCACACGCTTCCACAGATTGCATATACCGTTTCAGCCTGTGTTATTGCCAAGGCAACCAAGAGAGGAATGGGTCTCGGACTGGTTGTCAACCACCACATCCTCCTGAAGGGAAGACTGAGAAATGGTTAGTTTTAACATCACTGATCATGTAGTGATCTAATGAAGAACGTCACAAGCACTATTGACGACACATCCGTCTATGATCAGCCATATCGGTTACTAGCATTTGCCAGgcgataaaaaagtattttttttcaaactaagtctctttctgaaaaataaaatttcatgtattgaaaaaagatttaaaaaaaaacttaagtgtTGTGTTCGAAATTAAATAATGAACTCAAAGGTGGTATACAACTTACAATAAAATTCATACATGTTTCGAACGCTATGTAATCTGTTGATGACTTATTAGATTTGTCTAAATTTTTACTAATATATTTAAACTCTAAACAGAACCAAACGTTCATGTGTTTAACTTGTCATGCATTAAAAGGAAATGACATTCCAAATTTTAGATTCTCCTATCTGCACGCGTCACGTGCCCAGGTTCCCGGCTGTAAAGTCAGTGTGTCTGGTACCCAGCCGAGTGGACACGACGAAACAGGCCGCGTGCGTCAACGTCACCGCTGAGGTATGGCTAAACGTTTGATAATCAATTCCAAACCATACAAGGCCATAACAGTACATCACATTACATACCACTGGAgtgattgtttgtttttaaatagtaTACAGTAAACAAGGTGACAATCAATTTGCATCAACAGGAAATAAATGTTATCATCAACACAAGGTCGCTAAATGGAAAGTGAGAAGAATGAACAACATCAAAGCAAAggataaattttaacacaaaataattaaACCGCCTCGGAAAAATAAATCTCATCCTTAGGAATTTAAATTACAGCCAACGCAATCAAAGTTTCATATCAGCTTTAGCATACCTATGCGATTCAAAAACGTTTGCACGCGTCATACATTTTCGCGACCGTATTTTGATAGATTTAAC carries:
- the LOC127865617 gene encoding uncharacterized protein LOC127865617 isoform X1, which translates into the protein MRTLLLLLLCFVAGERVRATSVTAGPMQIDSMDADVIGDPTIQTCRTYQGMLLCLVATIAKANTIHLALRIRGYTAVQADITASSPGQICVYLVPGTPIQQLCMIHSNVDWTRYTACVDVSVKMNGQMYWDPFGCFQIPNTSSFNLGELFSSDGMVTSAASDDPTCKPGECQICKSYQGSEVCLVATITNTDTIHLALVTSGYTLVEGDITASSHNPICVDNVPGTPIQQLCINPSNVDMTSFKACVDVSIKVNGQVYTVPMGCFQIPKPSLSYLQELFSSDGMVTSAARDDPTCKPGECQICKSYQGSEVCLVATISNADTIHLALVTSGYTLVEGDITASSHNPICVDNVPGTPIQQLCINPSNVDMTSFKVCVDVSIKVNGQVYTVPIGCFQIPKPSLSYLQELFSSDGMVTSSASDDPTCKPGECQICKSYQGSELCLVATITNPDTIHLALVTSGYTLVEGDITASSHNPICVDNVPGTPIQQLCINPSNVDMTNFKACVGVSIKLNGQVYTVPIGCFQIPKPSLSYLQELFSSDGMVTSSASDDPTCKPGECQICKSYQGSELCLVATITNPDTIHLALVTSGYTLVEGDITASSHNPICVDNVPGTPIQQLCINPSNVDMTNFKACVGVSIKLNGQVYTVPIGCFQIPKPSLSYLQELFSSDGMVTSSASDDPTCQPGECQLCKSYRGSELCLVATITNPDTIHLALVTSGYTLVEGDITASSHNPICVDNVPGTPIQQLCINPSNVDMTSFKACVGVSIKLNGQVHTVPIGCFQIPKPSLSYLQELLIDVFRTDTISVDQEDDTFDFAIGDDDGTVDDDPTGVDDGKTICHRGMCKICHHHKNMKACVIAKATKRGMGLGLVVNHHILLKGRLRNDSPICTRHVPRFPAVKSVCLVPSRVDTTKQAACVNVTAEVRDRKFNRSVGCFKIPRDDIDALPELQGLFSSFMHRLVTSDDVSTGSDVINDNKKNDDQTLRFKGH
- the LOC127865617 gene encoding uncharacterized protein LOC127865617 isoform X3, with product MRTLLLLLLCFVAGERVRATSVTAGPMQIDSMDADVIGDPTIQTCRTYQGMLLCLVATIAKANTIHLALRIRGYTAVQADITASSPGQICVYLVPGTPIQQLCMIHSNVDWTRYTACVDVSVKMNGQMYWDPFGCFQIPNTSSFNLGELFSSDGMVTSAASDDPTCKPGECQICKSYQGSEVCLVATITNTDTIHLALVTSGYTLVEGDITASSHNPICVDNVPGTPIQQLCINPSNVDMTSFKACVDVSIKVNGQVYTVPIGCFQIPKPSLSYLQELFSSDGMVTSSASDDPTCKPGECQICKSYQGSELCLVATITNPDTIHLALVTSGYTLVEGDITASSHNPICVDNVPGTPIQQLCINPSNVDMTNFKACVGVSIKLNGQVYTVPIGCFQIPKPSLSYLQELFSSDGMVTSSASDDPTCKPGECQICKSYQGSELCLVATITNPDTIHLALVTSGYTLVEGDITASSHNPICVDNVPGTPIQQLCINPSNVDMTNFKACVGVSIKLNGQVYTVPIGCFQIPKPSLSYLQELFSSDGMVTSSASDDPTCQPGECQLCKSYRGSELCLVATITNPDTIHLALVTSGYTLVEGDITASSHNPICVDNVPGTPIQQLCINPSNVDMTSFKACVGVSIKLNGQVHTVPIGCFQIPKPSLSYLQELLIDVFRTDTISVDQEDDTFDFAIGDDDGTVDDDPTGVDDGKTICHRGMCKICHHHKNMKACVIAKATKRGMGLGLVVNHHILLKGRLRNDSPICTRHVPRFPAVKSVCLVPSRVDTTKQAACVNVTAEVRDRKFNRSVGCFKIPRDDIDALPELQGLFSSFMHRLVTSDDVSTGSDVINDNKKNDDQTLRFKGH
- the LOC127865617 gene encoding uncharacterized protein LOC127865617 isoform X9 codes for the protein MRTLLLLLLCFVAGERVRATSVTAGPMQIDSMDADVIGDPTIQTCRTYQGMLLCLVATIAKANTIHLALRIRGYTAVQADITASSPGQICVYLVPGTPIQQLCMIHSNVDWTRYTACVDVSVKMNGQMYWDPFGCFQIPNTSSFNLGELFSSDGMVTSAASDDPTCKPGECQICKSYQGSEVCLVATITNTDTIHLALVTSGYTLVEGDITASSHNPICVDNVPGTPIQQLCINPSNVDMTSFKACVDVSIKVNGQVYTVPMGCFQIPKPSLSYLQELFSSDGMVTSAARDDPTCKPGECQICKSYQGSEVCLVATISNADTIHLALVTSGYTLVEGDITASSHNPICVDNVPGTPIQQLCINPSNVDMTNFKACVGVSIKLNGQVYTVPIGCFQIPKPSLSYLQELFSSDGMVTSSASDDPTCKPGECQICKSYQGSELCLVATITNPDTIHLALVTSGYTLVEGDITASSHNPICVDNVPGTPIQQLCINPSNVDMTNFKACVGVSIKLNGQVYTVPIGCFQIPKPSLSYLQELFSSDGMVTSSASDDPTCQPGECQLCKSYRGSELCLVATITNPDTIHLALVTSGYTLVEGDITASSHNPICVDNVPGTPIQQLCINPSNVDMTSFKACVGVSIKLNGQVHTVPIGCFQIPKPSLSYLQELLIDVFRTDTISVDQEDDTFDFAIGDDDGTVDDDPTGVDDGKTICHRGMCKICHHHKNMKACVIAKATKRGMGLGLVVNHHILLKGRLRNDSPICTRHVPRFPAVKSVCLVPSRVDTTKQAACVNVTAEVRDRKFNRSVGCFKIPRDDIDALPELQGLFSSFMHRLVTSDDVSTGSDVINDNKKNDDQTLRFKGH